CAGCTTCACCAGACGCTGCGTGCGCTCGAACTGCGAGCCCAGCTTGTTGTGATAAACGACGTTCGCGAGCAGCGGCACACGATCCGCGAGCGGCTTCTTCTTGTCCTGCTCGAAGAAGAACTTCGCATCGGCAAGACGCGGGCGTACCACGCGCTCGTTGCCCGTCACGATCTGTTCGGGGTGAGCGGTCTCGATATTGGAGACGATCAGGAAGCGGTTCGTCAGACGGCCGCCCTCGGCGAGCGGCTTGTCGGTCAGCGCGAAGTACTTCTGGTTCGTCTGCATCGTGAGAATCAGACATTCCTGCGGAACCGCCAGGAATTCCTTCTCGAAGTGGCAGGCGTAGACGGCGGGCCATTCGACGAGTGCGGTCACTTCGTCGAGCAACGCGTCGGGCATAACCACATGGTCGTTGCCTGCGGCGGCGAGCAATTGCGTGCGGATCGCGTCACGGCGACCCGCGAAGCTCGCCAGCACTTTGCCTTCGGTTTCGAGAACGGCAGCATAGGCGTCGGCATGGGCGACGGTGACTTCGCCCTTCGACAGGAAGCGGTGACCCAGCGTCTTGTTGCCCGAGGTCAGGCCAATGGCCGTGGCAGGCACGCGCGTGTCGCCGTGCAGGGCGATCAGACCATGCACCGGGCGCACGAACTGGACCGTCTCGCCGTCCGGGCGCTGATAGCTCATGACCTTCGGGATCGGCAGCTTGCCGAGCGTTTCGTCCAGTGCGGCTTGCAGGGCGTCGGCCAGTTGCGCGCCCGCAGCGGTGTACGTGTGGAAGAAGGCTTCGGCCTTGCCGTCCATCGCGCGCTCCAGGCTGGCGACCGACAGGTCGGCGAAGCCCATCGCAGCGAGTTTCTTTGCGAGCGGCGGCGTTGGATTGCCGTTGGCGTCGAGAGCGACGGACACGGGCAGCACCTTCGCGCGGATCGTGGCGTCCGGGGCGCGCTCGAGCACGTTCGAGATCGTGACGGCCAGGCGGCGCGGCGTGGCGTATGGCGTGACGACGCTGGCGTCGGTGGTCAGGCCGCGCGTGCGCAGGCCGTTGGCAATGCCGTCGGCGAACGCGTCGCCCAGACGCGCCAGCGCCTTCGGAGGCAGTTCTTCGGTCAGCAGTTCGACCAGCAGGGTGCGTTGTGCGGTGCTCATCATGCGGCTTGCGTTTGGGTTTGGGCGGCAGGGGCGTTCAGCATCGGGAAGCCGAGCTTCTCGCGCGACGCGTAGTAGGCCTGTGCGATCAGACGCGACAGCGCGCGGATACGGCCGATGTACGCGGCACGTTCGGTCACCGAGATGGCACCGCGCGCGTCGAGCAGGTTGAAGGTGTGTGCGGCCTTGAGAATCATCTCGTAGGCGGGCAACGCCAGTTCGGCTTCGATGAGGCGCTTGGCTTCGCTCTCGTAGTTGTCGAAGAAGCTGAACAACATCGGCTGGTTCGAATGCTCGAAGTTGTACGTCGACTGCTCGACTTCGTTCTGATGGAACACGTCGCCATAGGTCAGGCGGCGCTTGACCGGGCCGTCGGCGGTTTGCTCTTCCCACTCCGTCCACACGAGGTCGTAGACATTCTCGACCTGTTGCAGATACATGGCCAGACGCTCGATGCCGTAGGTGATTTCGCCGAGCACCGGCTTGCAATCGAGACCGCCGACTTGCTGGAAGTAGGTGAACTGGGTGACTTCCATGCCGTTCAACCACACTTCCCAGCCCAGCCCCCAGGCGCCGAGCGTGGGGTTTTCCCAGTCGTCTTCCACGAAGCGCACGTCGTTCTCGGTCAGATCGAGGCCGAGCGCGCGCAGCGAACCCAGGTACAGGTCGAGAATGTTCTCCGGTGCCGGCTTGAGCACCACCTGATACTGGTAGTAATGCTGCATGCGGTTGGGATTCTCACCGTAACGGCCATCCTTGGGACGGCGCGACGGCTGCACATAGGCGGCGCGCCACGGCTCGGGGCCGATCGCGCGCAGGAACGTGGCAGTGTGCGAGGTACCGGCGCCGACCTCCATGTCGTAAGGCTGGAGCAACGCACAGCCTTGCTTGTCCCAGTAATCCTGCAAAGTCAGGATGACTTGTTGAAAGGTAAGCATGATGAATTCGCGCGGACGAACAGGAAAAAATGCGGATTTTGCGCAGCTTGCCGACCCGGCCGCGAGCGCGGCCGACAAACTAAAACGTTGAATTTTAGCGGGAATTCGACCCGAATGGGGCGTCACTGCCCATTGGGTGGTGCGACAGGGGGAATTTCACGTCCCCCTGCGTCGTTTCGATGATGCCCGCCGAGTCTTAGCGCGAGCGGCGGGTCATTGCCAGACCGAGGCCCAGTGCGATGAGCGCCAGCACCAGTGCAGGCGTATTGCCGAAGCGAACATACGGCGTGAGGCCGCTGTACGGCTGGACGTTGCCGGTGAGCGCACCCGTGGTCATCGCCGGCAGACGGCCCTGCACACGGCCGTGCGCATCGATGATCGCCGTGGCGCCGGTGTTCGTCGCCCGCAACATGGGACGCCCCGTCTCCAGTGTGCGCATGCGTGCGATCTGCAAATGCTGATCCAGCGCGATGGTGTCGCCGAACCACGCGAGGTTCGTGGAGTTGGCGAGCACCGTGGCCGGCGCCGGCATATTGCGCAGCGCCTGCGCGATCTCCTCGCCGAACAAATCTTCGTAACAGATGTCGAGCGCCACGCGCTGATCGCGAATCGCGAAGCCGCTCGGCGTGGCGGTTCCCCGCAGGAAATCGCCCAGCGGGATGTGCATCATGTCGACGAACCAGCGGAAGCCCCACGGGACGAATTCGCCGAAAGGCACGAGGTGATGCTTGTCGTAGCGGTACAGCGTCTGGTCACGCGGCGTGACACCGAACAGACTGTTGGTCAGGTCCGTCGGGCCACGATCGGTGAGGGTCGCGCCCACGGCGCCGAGCACCACATGCGAGCCGGTGCGATCGACGAATTCCCGGATCGGGCCGGCCACGTCGGGCGGAATGGCTTGCAGCAGCACCGGGAACGCCGTCTCCGGCGTGATGATGAGGTCGGCCGGCGCGGCCACGATCATGTCGCGATACAGCGCCATGGCGTGGTCGATCCCGGCGCGCTCGAATTTCATGTCCTGCGCGATATTGCCTTGCAGCAGCCGCACCGTGAGCGGTTTGCCCGAAGGCGTCGTCCATTCGTGGCGGGCGAGCAGGGCACCTGCACCGAGCAGCGCCAGCGTGCCGACGACGGCCGCGAAGCGTCGCATGGGGGGCGTTGTCACCGCGAAGGGCAGGACGGCGCGGGCAAGCCACGCCGCTGCGAGTGCCGCGAGTCCGCCGATGCCATAGACCCCGACGAGCGGTGCGAAGCCCGAGAGCGGGCCGTCGACATGGGCGTAGCCGGGCGACAGCCATGGAAAGCCGGTGAAGACGGTGCCGCGCAGCCATTCCGCGAGTGTCCACGCGCCGGCGAACGCGAAGGCGCGCCACGGTCCGGCGGCCGTCACCCAGCGCGTGGCGTACGCCGCCAGCGCGGGGTACAGCGCGAGATAGATCGAGAACAGGACAACCGCTGCACCGGCCATGATGGCGGGCATGCCGCCATACGTATGCATGCTGATGTAGAGCCACCAGATGCCCGATACGAACGAGGCAAGCCCGAAGCATCCGCCAAGCCAGAAGGCATCGCGACGCGAGGCGCTGCGCTCGACGAGCGCAAAGAGGCCCGCCATGGCGAGCAGTTGCAACCACCAGACGTCGCGCGGGGCGAAGGCCAGCGTCTGTGCAATACCGGCCAGACCGGCGAGCACACGGGCGCGCCAGGCCGGCCACGAGCGCCGCTCGGGCGCGTGGACGGTCATTTCCTGCATGGATCGATGGAGGGGTTACTCGGGCTGAACGGCCGGTGCCGGCTCCACGCGCCGCAACAGCAGCATGTGGACCTGACGGCCGTCGGCGCGCAGCACTTCGAACACGAGATTGCCGATGCGCATACGCTCACCACGGCGCGGCACACGGCCGAACTGGTGGGTGATCATACCGCCGATCGTGTCGTTTTCGTCATCGTGGAACTGCGTGCCGAACGCTTCGTTGAACTGCTCGATTTCGGTCAGCGCACGAATGCGATACGTTCCGTCGGGCGCGGCAATGATGTTGTCTTCTTCCTCATCGAAGTCGTATTCGTCTTCGATGTCGCCGACGATCTGCTCAAGCACGTCTTCAATGGTGATCAGACCGGCCACGCCGCCGTATTCGTCCACGACGATGGCGATGTGGTTGCGATTCACGCGGAAGTCGTGCAGCAGCACGTTCAGGCGCTTCGACTCCGGAATGAACACGGCCGGGCGCAGCATGTCGCGCACGTCGAAATCGTGATTCGCGTAGTAACGCAGCAAATCCTTGGCGAGCAGAATGCCGATGATGTTGTCGCGATTCCCCTCGTAGACCGGATAGCGCGAGTGCGCCTGTTCCAGCACGAACGGGACAAATTCTTCGGGGGTCTGTTCGATGTTGATGGCGTCCATTTGCGCGCGCGGCACCATGATGTCGCGGGCGCACAGATCGGCCACCTGGAATACGCCCTCGATCATCGCCAGGGAATCGGCGTCCATCAGGTTGCGGGCGTGAGCGTCTTGCAGAATTTCGAGCAACTCTGCGCGCGACTCCGGCTCCGGGGAGATCAGATCGGTGAGGCGTTCGAGCAGAGAGCGAGGTTTATCAGGGTTTTTTCGACCGGGTCGACTGGGATAAGGGTCGTTCATGACGGCGCGTCCAAGTTGGGCGGACGCCGAGCTGTTACAGGAAGCTAAAGGATACACCAGATGTGCGGCATCTCCGCGACAGGTCCGCAGCGTTTGCATCGTGTTTCGTTACGCGGCGCTGGTTGCAGGACGATGCTGCGGATTTCAGGACATTTCGGGGGCTTGAGTGCACATCAGCGCACACCGCAGCGGTGCAAAATCGCTTCCAGCGCCGGATCGGGCATGCCGGCCTCGCGCAGCGCCTTGACCGTCCGGGCGACGTAATCCTGTGTCGTGCCGTAGCGCCCCTGCGCCTGATCGAAGACCTTACGGATGGTCTCGTCGGGCAGGCGGCCTGCATAGCTTTTCACGTCGCGTCGCATGACGAACGCGAGGGCGGGCGCGGTGCGGCCGTCGGCGAGCGCGCAGTTCAGCCACGCGGGGCGATACGAACCCATCGCCATCTCGCGATACCAGAGCGTTTCGAGTTCGGCGCGCGCTTTGGCGGCCGAGAGCCGCAACGCCACGCCTGCACACGAGCCGCCGCGGTCGAGCGCGAGCACGAGACCCGGCTGCTCGGGCGTGCCGCGATTGACGCGCGACCACAGATACAGCCCCCGGTGATAGCCATACACGCGAGCGCGCTGGGTTTCCTCGACCGGCAGGCCGGGATTCCAGATGAGCGAGCCGTAAGCGAAGATCCACAGATCCTGATACCCGTCCCAGCCGGTAAGCGCGGCGTCGAGCGACGTCGAGAGTTCTTCCGGCGTCAGATGGCGGCCCAGTCCGATGTCGGGAGGATATTGCGTGCACCCGGGACCGCTCGACACG
This window of the Pandoraea fibrosis genome carries:
- the glyS gene encoding glycine--tRNA ligase subunit beta; this encodes MMSTAQRTLLVELLTEELPPKALARLGDAFADGIANGLRTRGLTTDASVVTPYATPRRLAVTISNVLERAPDATIRAKVLPVSVALDANGNPTPPLAKKLAAMGFADLSVASLERAMDGKAEAFFHTYTAAGAQLADALQAALDETLGKLPIPKVMSYQRPDGETVQFVRPVHGLIALHGDTRVPATAIGLTSGNKTLGHRFLSKGEVTVAHADAYAAVLETEGKVLASFAGRRDAIRTQLLAAAGNDHVVMPDALLDEVTALVEWPAVYACHFEKEFLAVPQECLILTMQTNQKYFALTDKPLAEGGRLTNRFLIVSNIETAHPEQIVTGNERVVRPRLADAKFFFEQDKKKPLADRVPLLANVVYHNKLGSQFERTQRLVKLAGAIAQMIGADDNGVTLAERGALLAKADLLTDMVGEFPELQGTMGTYYARHDGEADEVARACSEHYQPRFAGDALPGSQTGTVVALADKLETLVGIWGIGLQPTGEKDPFALRRHALGIVRMLIERRLPVMLSDLLNVTYQQFTTGVAGPEYLTDVYQFVLDRLRGYLRERGYAANEIEAVLVSPSMYLDLSDLIERLEAVRAFSALPQAEALAAANKRIGNILKKTAPPPDGVIVPTLLMEPAEKSLAAALEKVAPVVEQKFAAREYAQALSALAELRDAVDAFFNDVMVMAEDEGLRNNRLALLWHLHVQMNRVADLSKLAA
- the glyQ gene encoding glycine--tRNA ligase subunit alpha yields the protein MLTFQQVILTLQDYWDKQGCALLQPYDMEVGAGTSHTATFLRAIGPEPWRAAYVQPSRRPKDGRYGENPNRMQHYYQYQVVLKPAPENILDLYLGSLRALGLDLTENDVRFVEDDWENPTLGAWGLGWEVWLNGMEVTQFTYFQQVGGLDCKPVLGEITYGIERLAMYLQQVENVYDLVWTEWEEQTADGPVKRRLTYGDVFHQNEVEQSTYNFEHSNQPMLFSFFDNYESEAKRLIEAELALPAYEMILKAAHTFNLLDARGAISVTERAAYIGRIRALSRLIAQAYYASREKLGFPMLNAPAAQTQTQAA
- the lnt gene encoding apolipoprotein N-acyltransferase, which codes for MQEMTVHAPERRSWPAWRARVLAGLAGIAQTLAFAPRDVWWLQLLAMAGLFALVERSASRRDAFWLGGCFGLASFVSGIWWLYISMHTYGGMPAIMAGAAVVLFSIYLALYPALAAYATRWVTAAGPWRAFAFAGAWTLAEWLRGTVFTGFPWLSPGYAHVDGPLSGFAPLVGVYGIGGLAALAAAWLARAVLPFAVTTPPMRRFAAVVGTLALLGAGALLARHEWTTPSGKPLTVRLLQGNIAQDMKFERAGIDHAMALYRDMIVAAPADLIITPETAFPVLLQAIPPDVAGPIREFVDRTGSHVVLGAVGATLTDRGPTDLTNSLFGVTPRDQTLYRYDKHHLVPFGEFVPWGFRWFVDMMHIPLGDFLRGTATPSGFAIRDQRVALDICYEDLFGEEIAQALRNMPAPATVLANSTNLAWFGDTIALDQHLQIARMRTLETGRPMLRATNTGATAIIDAHGRVQGRLPAMTTGALTGNVQPYSGLTPYVRFGNTPALVLALIALGLGLAMTRRSR
- a CDS encoding HlyC/CorC family transporter, with product MNDPYPSRPGRKNPDKPRSLLERLTDLISPEPESRAELLEILQDAHARNLMDADSLAMIEGVFQVADLCARDIMVPRAQMDAINIEQTPEEFVPFVLEQAHSRYPVYEGNRDNIIGILLAKDLLRYYANHDFDVRDMLRPAVFIPESKRLNVLLHDFRVNRNHIAIVVDEYGGVAGLITIEDVLEQIVGDIEDEYDFDEEEDNIIAAPDGTYRIRALTEIEQFNEAFGTQFHDDENDTIGGMITHQFGRVPRRGERMRIGNLVFEVLRADGRQVHMLLLRRVEPAPAVQPE
- a CDS encoding gamma-glutamylcyclotransferase, whose amino-acid sequence is MDRIPDRPTASETPPASVSSGPGCTQYPPDIGLGRHLTPEELSTSLDAALTGWDGYQDLWIFAYGSLIWNPGLPVEETQRARVYGYHRGLYLWSRVNRGTPEQPGLVLALDRGGSCAGVALRLSAAKARAELETLWYREMAMGSYRPAWLNCALADGRTAPALAFVMRRDVKSYAGRLPDETIRKVFDQAQGRYGTTQDYVARTVKALREAGMPDPALEAILHRCGVR